The window TTAAATATGTTGATCTACTAACCTCTGCTATAACCGTTATGACTAATTTCATTAGCCCACAACCGACTCTAGAAGAGTACTGGCGAGCGATAATTCTTTTTGGAAAAAATTCAGCTTCATATAAATTCTCCCTTGCAAAAACACTGCTTGATTTTGCACCTCAAGGGAAAACAACGCTCAAGTGGGATGATTTAGCAGTTCCCTTTTCTAGACATATCTCGGAGCACTTAAGAACAGCAGATAGACAGGGGACAAGTTCTTCCAGCCAGTTTTTAAGAGCCTGTCGCAATTTTAATGAGGGTCTAATTTCTAAAGATGAACTTATAAATGAAACCGTAAAGCGGGGGTTTACGAACGTTATTGAAGCTTTTCACACTGTTGGAAACGAGCCAATAAATACTCGCTTTTTTGAGGGGGATAGACGAAAGAACCCCGGTATCGTTTTAACAGACAACTTATACCGCCTTTTAGAAGGTGAACAACGAGATAGCCTACCTCATGAGGTTGAGGCAAGATGGCGGTTAGTAGAATCTTCCTGGGGGCTAGATCTCTCAGAGCATCTTATCTCAGTAGAATACGCCTCAAACGATAGTGGTATCCTACGTTCTAACTTAAAATTAGGCCGTGTCACAGTAACTTCATGCCGAGATGCGTTAAACGGCTATCAAAAAGGAAAATGCTTTTACTGCTTCAACAACATATCTATCAGCTCTATATCCCCTAATTTATGTGACGTAGATCATTTTCTACCATTTGTCTTAGCCAAAGAAAGAATTTTAGTTGGACTAAATGGTATTTGGAATTTGGTACTTTCCTGTCAAAGCTGCAATCGTGGGCAAAACGGAAAATTTGATAGGATCCCCGCAATAAAATACTTGAAAAGGCTTCATAGAAGAAATGAGTTTTTTATCGGTAGTCATCATCCACTAAGAGAAACGCTGATGAGCCAGACTGGCTTAAAGACTGACGCAAGAGGTAAGTTTCTTCAAGAAAACTATAAAACTGCGAAACAACACCTTATTCATGAGTGGACGGTTAAGCATGAAATACAGCCAGCGTCTTTCTAAGTCATGACCTCTATTAGTTTCTACGATGAGCAAGGGGATGCGTATTTTCAAGCTACTGTTG is drawn from Leptolyngbya subtilissima AS-A7 and contains these coding sequences:
- a CDS encoding HNH endonuclease domain-containing protein, with translation MTNFISPQPTLEEYWRAIILFGKNSASYKFSLAKTLLDFAPQGKTTLKWDDLAVPFSRHISEHLRTADRQGTSSSSQFLRACRNFNEGLISKDELINETVKRGFTNVIEAFHTVGNEPINTRFFEGDRRKNPGIVLTDNLYRLLEGEQRDSLPHEVEARWRLVESSWGLDLSEHLISVEYASNDSGILRSNLKLGRVTVTSCRDALNGYQKGKCFYCFNNISISSISPNLCDVDHFLPFVLAKERILVGLNGIWNLVLSCQSCNRGQNGKFDRIPAIKYLKRLHRRNEFFIGSHHPLRETLMSQTGLKTDARGKFLQENYKTAKQHLIHEWTVKHEIQPASF